gagaaagcagctaatgaggtgctttcatttctttatGATTATGCGGGAATCAGTTATGAAGAGGCGCTGggtttaatgaaatttacaaACTTTCGAAAATACCCCAATCTATTTCATGCAATCTATTCTATTCATGCATTTTCTCCTTCGCATCCCTTTGCTTCTTCAAGCCATCTCTTTCACAGAGTTCTCCTTCTCTTGAATctcttatattcttattttttcttgttgaaacAATTGAAGCACACTCCTGAAAAGCCACAAGACTCAGGTAAGAGGCATATTATGTTTATTCAAAGGTGGACCTAACTCCAGCCTAGGGGAACatttatgaaatattaaacATGGTCTTATTATTATAGGTTTATTCCTACTCAAATAAATATTAGCCCATTGCATCAAATAAATATAGCCCACACAtgcattgtttttctttttttaataaattaataatagcTCAGTcctctatttaaaataagaCCACTCTTAAAGCATATAGGAAATAATAAATgtcaatccaatccaaacctatataaatttgattagaaGCATAACTCAAGCTAAGGCTCTATCAACTTGAGCTATTCTAATCATACTGATATTGGGCTACGTCCACATAGagcaaacataaaaaaatttcttctagCCACCCAAAACGCCATATTTGAACCTTGAGAACCTAGAGGGAATAGCTCTCCTCCTCTAAAAAATTGTACCAACCTATCTTGAGTGGGTTCTTCAATCTTGGTaagttttaatatatatatatatatatatatatatattcaattccaattttaattgttgttgttaagtttttatgatttagggtttgagtgaaaatttttggagattgttgatatatgttttatttttgcaacttgaattattaattagcatatatgatttttaatGTCTAGTATTTTTGGGGAATCAACTTATTGTATCTTGTTGATAAAGCAAAAGATGCATCTAATAGAGAGCAAATGACCATTGTTTTAAGATTTGTTGATAAGGATAGTTTTGTACGAGAACGTTTTTTTGAGATTGtttggtatttatttatattttgtatttgtttgtaTTATATTTGCTCGTATTGTGgctttgtttgatttataaaattttatttacatttttgtttcaagagAAAAAAGTCTTATAATATATCTCctctataataaaaaatatttagccTACCCCTATAAAAATTCATGGATCCACCATTGTGTTTATTTCTTCtcaaaaatttaccaaacacttAGAAACTGATTATtgtaccaacaacacttgtaataaaaagtttaccaaacgccaaattGCTTTATCTCACAACTAATTTGACAACGATTCTTTTCACAGTACAACAATGTCAAACTGGCCCTTAATATGATAATGAAACgtaatttgatttttaaatagtatCCAATTTGAATGGGAAATTATATATGGAAATGTTGTGTTACGAAATGAAATTTGGTACTTGTCTTAATTTGGgataatttcttttctttttggtttttgaatcatttatatattagCGTGTATGGCTACATTCAATAGGTATACCTATATATTTATGGGATATAAACTCATTGCATTCAGTCATATTCTGGCTAAATTTGCtaaaaaaacatgaacaatGTCAAATtgaatgcaattttttttcaatggatATGGAATCGCTACATGCAAGGAATGaatcatttgaaattcattgtCTAAATTTTGGCATACATAAATTGTGACGGTTTAAACAAACAATTTTACCTTATAATGACATCTAAATTCATGATTTGAAATCTCtccattcaaatttaaatttctttaaaatattaaaagcaAAAATATCATTAGATTGATAGCTAATTCGTATCTCATGCTCCTTAACAAAATGTAAATTAACTCCACATGGGTTAGtttcaaattgaaactttACCTTTTTTAAGTGCATATATTTCTTCTAGTCCACACCgacctttcttttatttttatatttttgaagGTCAAATTAGTAGTAACTGGGAAAGCCTCCACCACACAACGAGTCTATGACCTTGTGAACGAGATGGGCTTCTTTGAATTGAATTGCCGTATCCCGTCTTGCGCGAGGCAAGACCATATATACACATGGCTTTTGGAAGATCACTCCGTCCCGCCGCCGTTATCGGCTTTTTCTCAAACAGTTGgtgtgcattttttttttaaagtcgAATTGTTTTTGTGTGGTGTGGCATGGCAGAGATTTCAAGGGCTAATTGACCCTTAATCAGGTGGGACCCACATCTGGAAATGTATACCAGGCGAGACGTCAAAGTCTGACTCGCCTAGCACATATAACTACAACTGCCACGGTAAACTTTTTGACCTCATGTTTGTTTAGCATATCTGTTTATATTAATggtgttttagtttttacaCAAGTCTAGGGTTTTCTTGTTCCATTGAAAATGTGATCATCTTTAAGTTTGAAAATGATAACTGTTTGTATTATATTAACAAATTATCTCTTTATCGGGTCAATGAAAGTGTCgttgaaattaattatatgagTAAGCATTGCATGACCGTAATACCATCACTAACTAAATTTTCTAAACATCGATGATTTGTGTTAATTGAGTGAGGTACATAATCATAAATCATAATAGAGATTAAGACTTTTGTTCCTTGGCGTGATGCTTTTGTAGTCCGACTTCTTTGTAAGACTAATCAAACTTCATTGGAATATTAAACATTTGAAATTAAGCACTACaaatacttttctttttaaagaagGTACTTAAAAgataaaactaaaagaaaatagaagatATAACTCATGTGGTACCCAAACTTTTGGGGCATAAAGAATATTAAgaggtttggtcaaaataataCAACCCATATACATGTCACGTAACTCATGGATAGAGAAGAACCCTctaaactttttctttttagactTCTTGGATCATTCGAGACGTAATTTGAATAGAATTATACTTAAGTTGACTAAATAATCTCATATTATATGGAACTTAAATAGTATATTTGAATTACACATTTGCAAAAATAACTCATTCAAAACACAAATAGGAAAATTTATGTATGTATCAAACTATGATTGACAAATAACATGTAATGTGAACGTCACACCAAGAAATTTATCATTCCATACGAAAGAGGTAGGAAATTGCATTTGGATAGTCTCGATTATGTAGAGTAGTtaaattgatgatgatgatgctaAGCTAATTGAGAGGGACTCACTTTATTATAACAATGAGAAAGAAGCAACGTCTGATGGACGTCAACAAGAAGCCTCCTAATGACTTTCATCACCTCCTGCCTTGTATGTTAGTACCTAATTTGCAGGCTTTCTCCCCTAATTTACGTCCATTTGGGCAAATGAtaggaaaaatatatatatatatatttatcttaataatattgttttgttttctaatgGCTCAATGAGtcattggaaatttggaacatcatgccaaaaaagaagaagggagCATTGTACTTCACGTCTGTACTGTAAAAAAGAATGTGGACCGTAATACAAGGAACTttccaattgaaaaaaaaaaaaaaaaaatcagtttacaattcaattgaattggaaaatttcttattttacaaAATGAGAGCTAGACCCACCTGTATTATATTCATGCATATAGCTTTACTGAATGGTATTTTATGCAAGATGATCCAGTTTAAACATCATCTAATTGCGCTAGTTGGGTATATCTCAGTTGGTTAAGTTCTTTCACTTTCATCTATGTGGGCAAATGTTTGAAATTCCCGACACCCAATGAATATCGGTATAAACCCCTCCCCAATCGCTTGTATAACAACAAAATAGCATCTTTTTCACCCACCACCTTGTTATATAGGTTTATTCAAGAACATTATGCCAAAATGTTTAGGGAAAAAATTGGCCCAAGGTTTTGGTTCCATAGGGCCTACCTCCCTCATTTAGGTTCCTTCAAAGTTGAAATGAAGACATTTAGGACAAATGAGGAGGAGTTTATTATTAACATAGAAATCAAAGTACAGACAACgatgagagaaagaaaggtaGAGAGCAAAGATGCCATGAGAATAATTGTTGCTGTTGCTAAAGATGAAGGCCTATGACCTCCAATTTTATTGGCACCAATGCTTTTTTGCACGTCACTAGCTAGGAAGAAGATTCTTAAGAACAGTATAGGCTGTCcaaattttgagagagagagagagagagagagtctctttttatttttatttttatttttttaataataaaaacaaaagagagagagtcttTGACATCAATAATTTTAAGTACTATCCCTAAATTGCAAAGTGTGTTACCAAGAAATGAGCAATGTTCTTGGTGTTGTACGGCAGAAATAATGAAAGTCCCCACATTTAACTATTCTTTGAAGGTGATGGGGATTAGACAACCCACTTGCTAAGTGGGTTGAGCATTTTATGGGTATTCTTCTGACCTCCTCTCCAACTTCCTCccttcatttttcaaaattatttcgAGGTTCGTGGTTTTACCTTTTTTAGAAAGTTCTtacatgttattattttatcaataGTAATCgtttataaaatttgaactcaatATCTCATTTCatctaataaaattatgatCAAATAGCACCAGACCAAATCGTTAAAACCTCCATATTTACAcacaaatttgaatttcgggacataattttttgaacttattaattaaaatatttttaaaattttattgtgTGGCTGTCCTAGTTGGAAACTTGTGTTCCAAATCCAATGAAGACCTAGACCCACAGTGGCCCTCTCCTTAGGACATGTATTGATTGTGATGTAGCCAAATCCAATTTGGGGTCCTCATATCCTGAATTTGACTTTGTAATAGGACTCATTGAGAATTTtacatataaattaattaaattttatatagTTTCCAAATATTAAAAGTGTGCTCCTAATAAAGTGCATAGAGATGTTGAAACTAGTTAGATTTCATTTTCATAAAGATTACATGATTCACCCATTTCATACTTTAGATTATGctcaaacaaaacaagcaaagaaaacataaatgaaTTATTTGGGCACAAAGCATCTCCTTACCCATATGCAATTATATGTGTTGTATAGAAACATTTTACACCATGAGAAGGCCACCCAAAGTATGACAACACATAAAAGATGATAAAAATGAAGTTGGGTATGCATGATGGGTCACATGGATCAATATGAGACACAAACTAAAGTTGTCCTTGTAACTGATTGATTATAGGTAGGCACAATAGGAGGTGGGAAGAGAGTGCACATGTAAAGCATTTTGTTCtatttggaaaagaaaaggctaAGCTCATGAAATTGTGCTCCAATAAGTTTCCAGATAGTAGGttacaaaattaaacacaAGGGCACCTAAACCTAGTGGTGGAGGGTTCTTGGCATGTGAAGTTGTCACAAGCTCAAAGAAAGTTGTATGCAAAACAAGGCTGGCTACATTGAAGATAACCATTGCCTGTGAACCAACCTTTTTGTTATCTTGTAAGAATCTAATCCTAACAAAATggcgcagagagagagagagaggggggggggggggcgCGCGGGGAGTTGGGGGAAAGTCATGAGAGCCATGATTTTTGCTTGGAAAGTCCACAAAAAAACCCACTAAAGATAAAAAGTGGAAGATTTGTTTAGGCTTTTTCTCTCTAGTGGGAAAGTGGGGGTGAAAAAGATGGGCATGGGCATTAGTCCTTTTAGGTTGAGGTCCCAATTTTGAAGCAGAATCAGCATAAAAAATTGTAATCTAGCATAAGTAGAAACCTacaacaaaggaaaaagaccCACGAGGGTTCTGTTTCTTTGCATGTGAAAAGCACTAATTGCTCCATAAAATGAAGTGTCTCTTATTTTGCTCAAGATAAGAGTCCATTCATTTTTTTGCTCCTGCCTCATTGGCTACTTATAGCCTTTTGCCTTCATATCTAtccttcatatatatatatatatgatgagtTATGTCATCCAATTTTGCTTCACTATCTTGCCAACCATCCATTTTCTTCTCTGCCCATCTACAATTTTAGGCCAATTTCTCTGTCCTTTTTTCAAATTCTCTTCAAAACCTATGATGATGTTATGGTGCTCTCCATCTGTTAAAATTTCCAGCTCAATTAGCAATGAACCAAAACGAAAAGTGACCCACTTGACCATCTCATGTCAAAATTTGTATGAGAGGAGGAGCTCATTATGCATGCTTAGATGTTTGAAGATGATAGATGACCATGTTATCAAGACTTCGCTTGGTACTTCTTGTTTGAAACCGTGGGGAAACcagaataaaaatgaaaacgtCTATATAAATTGGCTGTATAAAGTCAGACCAAAAAggataaaaaaggaaaaaacccGGCTATATAAAGATTTTGACTTGCAAGACAATTTGTTCGTTGTTGACTTGTTGCCCAACCCAATTCTAAAAGCCCTGCTAAAAGTTCCGAAAGCCCAACTCCAATATGATGATTAATTTTGTCGAAATCcaccaaatacaaaatatagaTACTAGAATTAGCAAAATGGgaattccaaaaaaattaagcGTCGACACCTCGAGGATTTACAAAAGTGTAGGAAGCAACAGAATTTCAGCAACAATGGATTCGAATATCAAGATCATAAACTGTAACCCGGACTCCATCTTCCTTCAGGCAGTAAAACATCATAAATCGGTTGTTCCGCCAGCCAGAATGTCCAAATCAACTTTCAACCATCGGTTCGGGGTCAGATGGTTCCGTGAGAGATGGCTGTGTGAGAGATTTGTTGGATTGACGTACAGAATTGAAAAGAATGTCCTTGATAACCTACGCAAAAACAGATAAGAGCAACTTTGTTAATAACGGACAAGAAAACTAATTGTTGTTGCAAAAACCTTCTGCTCAGAGCACACATAGGGTATATGAAGATCGGCAAAGCCAGGGCTACCTGTGACATCAGACCGTGCACCTGCTCGACAGTTATCTTTGCACTGTCACGAGTAATTTTGGCAAGTTGTGATTCTTCCTGCAATTCATGAAGCCATTGAAATTATAGACTCAAATAAATTACCAGCAAAAGAGGTAACCAGCAACATGAATGTTAAACAATAATAAGATaccaaaacaaattataatataGTAACATCTTCCTCTTAATCCCAACTCTGTCCTACATAGAAATGAAATCACCAGGTCTGCATTTCCAAGGTCACCTGGATCTAAATGGCCTGTCTACGGGACCAAGTGGGACCCACCTAAAAGGACAGGAGAAGAAAAGATATGGGCACAATACTGCTAAATAGTTGaatttgtaggaaaacaatttttttttcctttaacgAGTGGAAACCAAACATAAATGCAAATGATTCTCAGGGTGGGAAAATAATTGCGTCTTTTAtctttctgttttcttcttgatATATCCACATATTTATCAGTTTTcatgaaagaaacaaaagaacagAACTGAATGAAAAGGAAGAATGACACCATGTTCACACTTCAATGGACATCCACAAGCATAGCCACATAGAATGATGAAATTTTAAAGGTGTGTTTTATCCATACGATTTGTCAGCCCTAACCTTCTCTACCTCTATATGGGTAACAGTTCCCTCTTAGCAGTTCCTAAATATATGAATCACAAACCATTTTATTGACAGCTCTTCTTCTAAAtcaaacaagagagagagagagagagagagagagagagagagagagagagagagagagtagggGGGAGTGAGATTTACCTCCTTCTTTCTTTGTGGGGGAGTTATTAATGGCCCAAAGCGAGAATGAGACAAATGATTTTCTGCTTGCTCCAGTTTTTCAGCTGACATGATGCAAGGGAGACAACTTAATATTCAgtaaaataatatatccaTATAATACGAGGATGACGGATGGAAATACTTGAATAGGCAATATGCAACAGGTAAGAAAGTACCTAGATCAGAAATTTGTCCAGCAACATAATCTCCATTGCCCAATAAAGGTGAGGAAGAAAGAGTATTCACCCAATACTTGTTCCAAAGAAGATCCAAGAGGTGGCAGTCAAGAGAAGACTTGAAATAAGTGATATCCAGAGAATaatactgcataaacaaatacaaatgaGTTTCAGAGACTAACAAACTAAAGTTTCACAAAAGAACCATAGgataaaaacataataacctGTTTACAGTGCACACCAAAGTCCTCAATTTTGTTCAGAGGAATGGTCTGATACTCGGACACAGGGTCATCTGGAGGCTTATATCCTTCTGGGTATGTCCTGAATGCACCGATGTCAACCTTTCCAGCTGACACTGTCCGAGTTGGATCAATAACAACAGCCAAAAAGGGCTCCTGAAATTGCTGGTTTAGCATCTGTGTGGAAACATCAATACCCGAAAGCCAGCATCCATAACCAGGATGAGAATGGTACCACCCAACCACATTCTCCAACCGCCCCGCCTATACCATAACATACTCTGTAAGAGGATTAACCTTGAAAAAAACAGAACTAATACATGGGACTCTAATAGAAGAATTCTACTCtacaaaaatacaacaaaGACTTTGAGAAATTATACTTATCACATTTTGCCCCACTAGAATCCTAGCAACTATGTACAAAAGAGGGTTAGATAGACACTGTATTCAATGCAATAGTTTGTTCACAAGCCAGCTCTTTCCTATTACTCATAAACCAAACAGTGTCTCTATACAGCCACCCCAAGAAAATGGCCAAAAGAGAAACAGACATTAGGGATTTTTAAGAGTGGCATTAAGGTCTTTTACATCATATTGAACAATTTTCGCCAATGCAGCAATTCCATGACGCAATAACCCAACCGCAACAGCAATTAGGGTTTCACAAAGGCCTCAAATTCATCCCCAAACcattaataattataaaaacaaattacaagaacgaagaaaataggaaaagaaGCAGAGACCTGCTTGTTGGTCTGGGAATAGTCCACCATGTACTCATAGGCATCGGCCTGAGCATTAACCCTAGTCTCAGTCCCTTCAACAGGCAAAGCAAAAGCGTCCATGACGATAATGGCGTCCCCGTCCGTCTTGCCCTGCATGAGGCCCATGACCTCGATGGTCCCACCGGAACGGGCGTGTACGACCATCTTCAAGAGCGCGAGGGCGGAGATCTTGACGCGCTTGAAGTAGTGGGGGTCGTTGGTCCAGGGCTTCTCTTGCTGGAACTTGGCCTGCGCCGCCTCGTCGTAGTAGAATATGGCGTCGGCCGACGGGTCCGCCTTCGACTTCGCCACGCTCGGAGGCGTGTCCATGGGGATTATGTTGTTCTCTAGCTCCCATGTCTGCTGGGCTATTTGCGCGTCCATGGTGTTTGTGAAATTGACTCTTAGACACTATTCGTTCTCTTTGATGCAATGTACCAGTGTGACTGACTCTGCGTAATCGAGTGAAATCGATTTCCACtaaggaaataaaaataataaattgcCACTGGGCTGGGTTTTGGGATCTATCGGAGAAGATAAAGCCCAATGGGCTGTAGCTATTATCCATTAGCATGTCAAAAGagcaaaatataattttttttatttttttattttatacaagcgatagtgaAGGAAGAATGAATCAAACTTAGGACTTCAAGTGCAAGAATAAAtggtaaatgctcttaaccacccttacatttttgttttatgtttgtagagcaaaagaaaatatgttaTCATATAtttcatcattttatttttttaataattaaaactcGTTTAGGAGTTCTTTCGGAACTGCTAAAAGCACTTGTCTTACAAGAACGATGTTTGGCAAAAACTATAAGAGTGCTTTGCATGGGACTTAATGTCAACATATCGGGCATACTCAAACAGATGGTTTTCACAATTccaatcaatttggaaaattCTCTACAATTTCCTTTCAAGTCTAGCTAAACGTAGACTAAAATCCCATGACATAAAAATTCCCAACAGTAGTTCCTACCTTgttaacataaataaaaaaaattggcaaaTTACAAAGGCTAGAATACAATAAATTATACAGTAAGGTACAAAAGCCACAATTCATTCAGTGTCATTTGCCCCGTGACCTGCCTCTCCTGTTGTATCTGCTGAGTCTCTTTCCCTTCTGCTTCTCAACGACGGGGGTGCTTTTTGAATTCGGCTGGGTCAGCTCCTGAGAAAAATATTCATCGGCCATACTAGAGCTGTTTTGGGAGCCAGTGGCAACAAAATCGTTGTCCTTTGTGACATCCATATAATTTTCAATCGATTCGGGTACCTCAATACTAGCTTCACTCAAAGGCACGCcgtcattttcatttttattggCGACCTCGACAGTAGCATTGTTGAAAAACTCATGGGCTTCTTCCTCCACAGTGAGATCTACAGCTACCTTCTCATGGCTTGAGGTGACTGGATTAGTTTCCCCATTAAGTATAGGGTTTTCTTCTATACCCAAGTCTGGTGCGGACAAACTGAAACACAGGAAACCAGTTcactaaaaaatttatgtagaTGATGCAGCACTAAAGCAATGGCATCAACAACCGCTTACCTGGCTACCGAAGAAGGGAAACCATTTGTGGTATAAGCATTTCTTGATCCAGTCACTTCTCCAGTTGTTGAACAGGTTATGTCATGtaattttgaatctccaaCTGATAAGTAAGTCGAGGTTAGTCAGTAAATCTAACTCTTCTGCCACAAAAATGTGCTCGAGTATAAATCATGCAGCAGAAGGGTAAAAGGGAATTTACCTTCTGAGGTTCCTCCTATGTCTGTGTTTCGCTGTTCAGTCCCATTAGAGTTCTTCTGCCCGCCAAAATCACCAGCAACAGTGTCACTGTGACATACAAGGGGAAATAGATGTTATAAGCCAAAACAATTACGGACCTAATCAAGgggcaaaagaaaaaaagaggggCTTAGGGAAAgatcaaaatcacaatccaAACCAGTGCAGCACAGATGCTAGAAAATGGATTCTCAACTATTTCTTTCCCACTTTAAAGTTTTATTTAGAACCATTCCTTAaacacaaaagcaaaacaatgaGTTTGATGTTACCAGACAAGTTTGCCATGCCTTATCATATTGACATCAGAGACAGATATGACACCTTTAAGTAAACTGCAAATGGACATGCATAACCAACATCGTTAAGTAAGCTACAAACTGATATTCATACATAAACTTGTAATTAGAGGACACCTGTATTCTAATAACCATTTTGTGTATGCGTTGAATGATTTGTGAAAATGCTACAGGAATTAGTTAATGGAAGTTTTGGTTGACTAATTAAGCTACCATTGTGGGAAAGGGATAACCTGGGAGCAGTCTTCATATCTTCAGATGCCTTAAGTCGCTGTCCAGTGGTTGACACCCCTTCTAAGGCATTCTGAGAACCTATTAGATGGGCAAACTTTGTCATTAGAAAATCAATTAGAATATATAGTATTGATATgaatgtgtgtatgtgtgtgctTGTGGGCACATCTGTGCAGCAGAAACAAATAATCCATCTGAATCACCGTCAACAAAAGATAAAAGCATAAATTACAAGCACCTCCTTTTCCATCAATTGCAGCGACATCTGAATccttcataaaaagaaaataagaggtTATAACAAGAATCTGGTAGCTCAGAGTCTTCATCAAAACTCATTTTGAAAGatggaaagaaaaagtatGTATAATAGGCTATACTCAAATTCTTGGGAACCTGATTTTGTTCGGAACTGATAATAGCCGGAAGTGGCAAAGCTTCTTTCTGTAACTCGTACTGTGTCTTCTCCGAAACTGAAAGAGCAGAAAATAAGGTTCCATGTCATAGATTTCCTATATTTTAGTTTTCCTATTTTCTAAAAATTAAAGGGGAGTGTTAATATCATTTCAGTAGGGGAGTACTATCAATAAAATGAGAATAAAAAACTAAGGGAGGAGAGCAGGATGACTATTTTGGAAGGCTAATAACAGCTCTGatacaatataaatatatgcaatATATTCATAAACTGATGACAATAGAGTATTGGACTAAACTAACAGACTTAGTTCGACCCAGTAAAGAAAACATACCATTGGAGCCATAGGATGTAGTTACTCCAGAAGACAAGTTCACGTTTGCACCTATGGAATTCTTAGAATTGTGAATTTTATCTCCCATTTCAACTTCTTGTTTTCCATCCACCAAATAACCCGAGGTACTTCTATTTCCTAAAGTAGATGCAGACCAATCAATTCTTGTTGAAGGTAGGGACCTCAGCAATTCTTCTGTTGCCTTCGATCGCACTCTTCGTATTTCATCCTGGATATTCCAGGACCCAGTGGCACGGAAGTCCCTTTTCAGCTGCATTGAAATTTCAGAATGCACAATCAGAATATCAATAAAGAGAATACCTCCACATTTCTCTCTACCAATCCAAAAGATATTTCCTCATTTATGTTTCACacttaaaacaaagaaaacagaaagaatGCGTCAACAACTTCCCACAGTTactaaaagaagaaagaaacatatGTGGTTCAACATCAACCTCCAATGTGTTATTTGTTAGTCTGCATTAACTGTTAATAAATGGTCATTCTGCAGTTATATGAGAAAAAACTTCCTTTCAAGCTTCAACATGTACCCAGATGTGAGTGCCAATGCCTTGTCTTTGGACCCAAAACATTGTCCTAACACACGGATGAGTCATTGTGGATCCACTCAACTCAATATTTATCCATTTAGGGTTAATGATTAGCTTGTTTGCATCATTATTGAATCACGACCTTATTCAGGGGTTTCCCTGAATTTTACAACCATACAAGCTATAATTACTCGACCCAGCATACACTACGGGTGGGCATTCAAACCGGAAAACCAAGCCATACACAACAAAACCTGACTTTTTTTAGTTACTACAAAATTCTAGACTTTCTCCATTAAATTTGCAGCTCACCCTTGCTTGCTGTTCATAGTTACACAGAACCATAAATACCAGAATTTCTCTAACCCGCATAATCCTGATTCAAGAAAAGTCATCATCTAATTGAAATATCAAAACATTATCCAATCCTAAATGGATTGCTAGTCTTTGTTCAGTTTGAAAATCTATCTCCAGCCtcaatcttttcttttaaagaactGCCACATTTAACATTACCCAGGACCTGGCATCCATACGAAGGAGTAAATAACCTCCCATTAGCAGTTTGAGTCTACAGTCCAAGTCCTACTTGtcacaaactcaaaaatgaaaaagatatGACTACAAAAATTCCAAATGGTACCTTCAATGTAGACACAGAATTGCCACCAATTGAATATGGGGTTTCTTCATTGAAAAGTTGCATCCCTGTTGATGATGGAGATCTCAGTTCTCCATGCTTAATAGAAGGAGATGCCCATGGAGGACGTGCCCGCATATACAGCTTGGCTACATCCACTGGTGAACCACCTTTGTCTTCAGCCCCCTGCACCAACagaatcaaattgaaaactcAACCTCCTGTCCTTGCATATAAAACATAATGATATAATGAAAGTACTAAATTGAAATATATCAAGAGACTTTGGTATCTCTACCAAATTTCTACCATAAACTTTCGGAGAAGGTGTAGCATATATCTTCTATGTAGTTTTCTTTCATCAAGAGATTAGAAAGTTTAGAATTGCCTATTTCAACCAAGATCTGAATGAAAAGGGTTGTACTACGACATAAGGGAAGATTTTATTCCAAAGATAAGGATCCAGACATGGGGGAAAAAGTAGAAAGCACATGATAGCCATGAGATAATACCAGAGGAAGAACACTCACTTGTGGGAACATAAGAGAATTTAAGGTGCAGGTTCCATGATCCGAA
The window above is part of the Prunus dulcis chromosome 1, ALMONDv2, whole genome shotgun sequence genome. Proteins encoded here:
- the LOC117614170 gene encoding COP9 signalosome complex subunit 5b-like, with protein sequence MDAQIAQQTWELENNIIPMDTPPSVAKSKADPSADAIFYYDEAAQAKFQQEKPWTNDPHYFKRVKISALALLKMVVHARSGGTIEVMGLMQGKTDGDAIIVMDAFALPVEGTETRVNAQADAYEYMVDYSQTNKQAGRLENVVGWYHSHPGYGCWLSGIDVSTQMLNQQFQEPFLAVVIDPTRTVSAGKVDIGAFRTYPEGYKPPDDPVSEYQTIPLNKIEDFGVHCKQYYSLDITYFKSSLDCHLLDLLWNKYWVNTLSSSPLLGNGDYVAGQISDLAEKLEQAENHLSHSRFGPLITPPQRKKEEESQLAKITRDSAKITVEQVHGLMSQVIKDILFNSVRQSNKSLTQPSLTEPSDPEPMVES